The Cloeon dipterum chromosome 3, ieCloDipt1.1, whole genome shotgun sequence genome includes a region encoding these proteins:
- the LOC135938719 gene encoding sodium-independent sulfate anion transporter-like, which translates to MYSGGRTLSVIVRTPQSHRAVAFDTLNAEKADTGALEDKMPRSYGVSNSSKRSFGDGAGKKKAQCSTDCKVDTLKKRVPVISWLPRYPLKNIVPDLIAGFTVGLTLIPQSMGYAVLAGLEPQYGLYSAFLGSFVYIIFGTVKEVNMGPAALLALLTFNYTHHLGPQFAVLLCFVAGCVELLFGILHLGFLVNFISAPVVSGFTSAAAFMVASAQVKGLLGLKFDADSFASIWTAVFNHIHETKLWDAVLGGCCCVFLLTLRFFKDSFKVEEGRTPTCCQRFIRSSVWFLCTSRNALIVLISMGIAYYFHYNYEEVVPFMLTGKVEPGLPPFAFPAFSTEVNNRTLNIFEMVGELKSGVIVVPVVAIIANVAIGKAFASGQILDATQEMVALGLCNIAGSIVGSMPAMGSFSRSAVSNASGVRSPLAGLYTGVMVILSLSLLTPYFYFIPRATLAAVIMCAVIFMVEVDKIAPMWRNNKKDLLSSLAAFAACLALGMEMGLVIGAAVDISFLLYFSATPKVNVDTISSACGPEYILATPTQGLLFPAADFVRTQIQSSLADIDENNHLPVVIDCRNIQKLDCTAAQSLEAVARDCNKQERLVVFCGMKKSVLSMMMGICKERIKHASSESELTSLLRGGNFKSMRETALLLR; encoded by the exons ATGTATTCAGGAGGAAGAACTTTATCAGTGATAGTGCGCACTCCGCAGTCGCACCGAGCGGTAGCTTTTGACACACTGAATGCAGAAAAGGCCGACACCGGAGCACTTGag GACAAAATGCCCCGCTCATATGGAGTTTCAAACTCGTCTAAACGCTCGTTTGGAGACGGTGCCGGTAAGAAGAAAGCACAGTGTTCAACTGACTGCAAGGTGGATACACTCAAAAAGCGTGTCCCTGTGATCTCCTGGTTGCCACGTTATCCGCTCAAGAACATCGTTCCTGATCTAATTGCCGGTTTCACCGTTGGCCTCACGCTGATTCCACAGTCCATGGGCTATGCTGTTCTTGCTGGGCTCGAGCCACAG TATGGGCTGTATTCTGCATTTCTTGGCAGTTTtgtgtatattatttttggcacCGTTAAAGAGGTGAACATGGGTCCTGCGGCTCTCTTGGCGTTGCTCACATTCAACTACACTCACCACCTGGGGCCACAGTTTGCAGTTCTCTTATGCTTTGTAGCAGGATGCGTGGAGCTTCTCTTCGGGATTTTGCACTTAG GATTCTtggtaaatttcatttctgcaCCCGTGGTGTCTGGATTTACTTCTGCGGCGGCTTTTATGGTAGCCAGTGCTCAAGTCAAAGGTCTGCTTGGCTTGAAATTTGATGCTGATTCGTTCGCCAGCATTTGGACAGCCGTATTCAACCACATCCACGAAACGAAGCTCTGGGACGCAGTGTTGGGTGGTTGTTGCTGTGTGTTCTTGCTAACTTTAAGA TTCTTTAAAGATAGTTTCAAAGTGGAGGAAGGGCGAACTCCAACATGCTGCCAAAGGTTCATAAGAAGTTCAGTCTGGTTTTTGTGCACATCTCGGAATGCCCTGATAGTTTTGATTTCCATGGGAATCGCTTATTATTTCCACTACAACTACGAAGAAGTAGTACCATTCATGTTGACAG GCAAGGTGGAGCCAGGTCTTCCACCGTTTGCGTTTCCTGCTTTCTCCACCGAAGTGAACAATCGgaccttaaatatttttgagatgGTTGGTGAGCTTAAATCCGGAGTGATTGTGGTACCTGTCGTGGCGATCATCGCTAACGTTGCAATTGGAAAAGCATTTG CAAGTGGGCAGATTCTGGACGCGACGCAAGAGATGGTTGCTTTGGGACTGTGCAACATTGCCGGATCCATTGTTGGTTCCATGCCAGCCATGGGGTCATTCTCGCGGAGTGCGGTAAGCAACGCGAGCGGAGTTCGAAGTCCCTTGGCCGGCCTTTACACAG GTGTGATGGTGATTCTCTCGCTCAGCCTGCTCACCCCCTACTTCTACTTCATCCCCAGAGCCACACTCGCCGCAGTCATTATGTGTGCGGTCATTTTTATGGTCGAGGTCGACAAAATTGCACCTATGTGGAGGAACAACA AAAAGGATTTGCTCTCATCTTTGGCCGCTTTCGCTGCTTGCCTTGCTCTGGGAATGGAAATGGGCCTTGTCATTGGGGCCGCTGTAGACATTTCTTTCCTACTGTATTTCAGCGCTACGCCCAAAGTGAATGTGGACACTATATCG AGCGCGTGTGGGCCCGAGTACATATTGGCAACTCCAACGCAGGGATTGCTGTTCCCAGCGGCTGACTTTGTGCGAACGCAAATCCAATCTAGCCTGGCCGACATTGATGAAAACAACCACTTGCCAGTCGTGATCGACTGTAGGAACATTCAAAAACTCGATTGCACGGCGGCGCag AGTTTGGAAGCTGTCGCTCGCGACTGCAACAAGCAGGAGCGACTTGTCGTATTCTGCGGCATGAAGAAGAGCGTGCTGTCAATGATGATGGGAATCTGCAAGGAGAGGATCAAGCACGCATCTTCGGAGAGTGAGTTGACATCGCTGCTGAGAG GAGGAAACTTTAAGTCTATGAGGGAAACTGCACTACTTTTGAGATGA
- the LOC135938721 gene encoding sodium-independent sulfate anion transporter-like isoform X2, translating to MSCGSGFMEKRFPIIRWLRTYDTSCFFADLLAGLTVGLTVIPQGMACAVIAGLPPQYGLYSAFMGSFVYIFFGSCRNLTIGPTAISAMLVKPYVDKFGPDLAVLISFMSGCFVLLLGVCKLGFLVDFISMPVIIGFTSAGAISIASSQVAALLGIKGGGHTFIEYWINVFKNIENATIWDPVLGFTCIGILLILKNVPRWSKLASSRSEMTVGKKIWNGTLKYLSLGRNALVVLISTVIVVLIMGNGDPPVAITGEIKEGFPDVSFPNFEVVYQNETLPFQEAFAQLSSSIIIPFVLVLDSIAIAKAFSNGESIDATQEMIVLGLGNILGSFFQSFPITGSFTRTAVNDASGVRTQLGGLFIGAFVLLCLGLLTSTLKFMPKATLAAIVICAVMFMIEIHELSISLWKSKKTDLVPLYATFISSLIIGIDYGMLIGIGINALFIFYEAAKPDLSIEKTSILNTEVIIVAPDRSITYPSAEYVKDVIIRQSSQHLGSELLVVIDGSRIFGLDSTAVKVLKSLLKGLKTNYHSLCFWNWSKKISDIFVSFDGKDVELFKSNCTLEQLVSNEGTSGLTRRSSSTSSSASSESTEHTWQKKRLSKMNISQ from the exons TATGGTCTCTACTCTGCATTCATGGGAAGCtttgtatatattttctttgggAGCTGCAGGAACCTGACGATTGGGCCGACTGCAATATCAGCAATGCTAGTAAAACCATACGTTGACAAATTTGGGCCTGACTTAGCAGTATTGATTAGTTTCATGTCAGGCTGCTTCGTCTTATTGCTTGGCGTATGCAAATTAG GATTTTTAGTTGACTTCATCTCAATGCCTGTAATAATCGGATTCACCTCCGCGGGTGCAATTAGTATTGCTTCCAGTCAGGTCGCGGCTTTGCTCGGAATTAAAGGTGGGGGCCACACCTTTATTGAATACTGGATCAATGTATtcaaaaacattgaaaatgcTACTATCTGGGATCCAGTCCTTGGGTTTACGTGCATTggaattttgctgattttaaag AACGTGCCAAGATGGAGTAAGCTGGCTAGTTCAAGATCTGAAATGACTGTTGGAAAAAAGATTTGGAATGGAACACTGAAGTACCTTTCGCTCGGCCGCAATGCACTGGTCGTTTTGATCAGCACTGTGATTGTGGTTTTAATCATGGGAAATGGGGATCCACCGGTCGCCATCACAG GTGAAATCAAGGAAGGATTCCCTGATGTCAGCTTCCCCAATTTTGAAGTGGTCTATCAAAATGAAACACTACCTTTTCAAGAAGCTTTTGCGCAGCTCTCCTCAAGCATCATCATACCGTTTGTGCTTGTGCTGGATTCGATAGCAATTGCCAAAGCATtct CAAACGGAGAGTCAATTGACGCGACCCAAGAGATGATCGTCCTTGGCTTGGGCAACATTTTGGGCTCGTTTTTCCAGTCCTTTCCTATCACTGGTTCTTTTACAAGGACTGCTGTGAACGACGCTTCTGGTGTGCGAACACAATTAGGTGGCTTATTCA TAGGGGCTTTTGTATTGCTATGTCTTGGATTGCTGACCTCCACGTTGAAGTTCATGCCGAAAGCGACACTTGCAGCAATTGTTATTTGCGCCGTGATGTTCATGATTGAAATTCACGAATTGTCCATATCTCTTTGGAAGTCTAAGA AAACTGACTTGGTACCTCTCTACGCAACCTTCATCTCTTCTCTAATCATTGGAATAGACTACGGCATGTTGATTGGCATCGGAATCAATGCCCTATTTATCTTTTATGAGGCGGCTAAACCGGATTTGTCAATTGAAAAAACAtct ATTTTGAACACGGAAGTGATTATTGTAGCCCCTGACAGGAGCATAACATATCCATCGGCTGAATATGTGAAAGATGTAATAATTAGACAGTCTTCTCAGCACTTGGGCTCCGAATTGTTAGTTGTAATTGATGGGAGCAGAATTTTTGGCTTAGACTCAACTGCTGTTAAg gttttgAAATCCCTACTTAAgggattaaaaacaaactatcATTCTCTTTGTTTCTGGAATTGGAGCAAGAAAATATCCGATATTTTTGTGTCATTTGATGGTAAAGATGTCGAATTGTTTAAAAGCAATTGTACGCTAGAACAACTGGTATCAA ATGAAGGCACATCGGGTCTGACGAGAAGAAGCTCCAGTACCTCATCATCAGCCTCTTCTGAATCGACTGAACACACATGGCAGAAGAAAAGACTTAGCAAAATGAATATATCACAATAA
- the LOC135938721 gene encoding sodium-independent sulfate anion transporter-like isoform X1, with protein MSCGSGFMEKRFPIIRWLRTYDTSCFFADLLAGLTVGLTVIPQGMACAVIAGLPPQYGLYSAFMGSFVYIFFGSCRNLTIGPTAISAMLVKPYVDKFGPDLAVLISFMSGCFVLLLGVCKLGFLVDFISMPVIIGFTSAGAISIASSQVAALLGIKGGGHTFIEYWINVFKNIENATIWDPVLGFTCIGILLILKNVPRWSKLASSRSEMTVGKKIWNGTLKYLSLGRNALVVLISTVIVVLIMGNGDPPVAITGEIKEGFPDVSFPNFEVVYQNETLPFQEAFAQLSSSIIIPFVLVLDSIAIAKAFSNGESIDATQEMIVLGLGNILGSFFQSFPITGSFTRTAVNDASGVRTQLGGLFIGAFVLLCLGLLTSTLKFMPKATLAAIVICAVMFMIEIHELSISLWKSKKTDLVPLYATFISSLIIGIDYGMLIGIGINALFIFYEAAKPDLSIEKTSILNTEVIIVAPDRSITYPSAEYVKDVIIRQSSQHLGSELLVVIDGSRIFGLDSTAVKVLKSLLKGLKTNYHSLCFWNWSKKISDIFVSFDGKDVELFKSNCTLEQLVSSDEGTSGLTRRSSSTSSSASSESTEHTWQKKRLSKMNISQ; from the exons TATGGTCTCTACTCTGCATTCATGGGAAGCtttgtatatattttctttgggAGCTGCAGGAACCTGACGATTGGGCCGACTGCAATATCAGCAATGCTAGTAAAACCATACGTTGACAAATTTGGGCCTGACTTAGCAGTATTGATTAGTTTCATGTCAGGCTGCTTCGTCTTATTGCTTGGCGTATGCAAATTAG GATTTTTAGTTGACTTCATCTCAATGCCTGTAATAATCGGATTCACCTCCGCGGGTGCAATTAGTATTGCTTCCAGTCAGGTCGCGGCTTTGCTCGGAATTAAAGGTGGGGGCCACACCTTTATTGAATACTGGATCAATGTATtcaaaaacattgaaaatgcTACTATCTGGGATCCAGTCCTTGGGTTTACGTGCATTggaattttgctgattttaaag AACGTGCCAAGATGGAGTAAGCTGGCTAGTTCAAGATCTGAAATGACTGTTGGAAAAAAGATTTGGAATGGAACACTGAAGTACCTTTCGCTCGGCCGCAATGCACTGGTCGTTTTGATCAGCACTGTGATTGTGGTTTTAATCATGGGAAATGGGGATCCACCGGTCGCCATCACAG GTGAAATCAAGGAAGGATTCCCTGATGTCAGCTTCCCCAATTTTGAAGTGGTCTATCAAAATGAAACACTACCTTTTCAAGAAGCTTTTGCGCAGCTCTCCTCAAGCATCATCATACCGTTTGTGCTTGTGCTGGATTCGATAGCAATTGCCAAAGCATtct CAAACGGAGAGTCAATTGACGCGACCCAAGAGATGATCGTCCTTGGCTTGGGCAACATTTTGGGCTCGTTTTTCCAGTCCTTTCCTATCACTGGTTCTTTTACAAGGACTGCTGTGAACGACGCTTCTGGTGTGCGAACACAATTAGGTGGCTTATTCA TAGGGGCTTTTGTATTGCTATGTCTTGGATTGCTGACCTCCACGTTGAAGTTCATGCCGAAAGCGACACTTGCAGCAATTGTTATTTGCGCCGTGATGTTCATGATTGAAATTCACGAATTGTCCATATCTCTTTGGAAGTCTAAGA AAACTGACTTGGTACCTCTCTACGCAACCTTCATCTCTTCTCTAATCATTGGAATAGACTACGGCATGTTGATTGGCATCGGAATCAATGCCCTATTTATCTTTTATGAGGCGGCTAAACCGGATTTGTCAATTGAAAAAACAtct ATTTTGAACACGGAAGTGATTATTGTAGCCCCTGACAGGAGCATAACATATCCATCGGCTGAATATGTGAAAGATGTAATAATTAGACAGTCTTCTCAGCACTTGGGCTCCGAATTGTTAGTTGTAATTGATGGGAGCAGAATTTTTGGCTTAGACTCAACTGCTGTTAAg gttttgAAATCCCTACTTAAgggattaaaaacaaactatcATTCTCTTTGTTTCTGGAATTGGAGCAAGAAAATATCCGATATTTTTGTGTCATTTGATGGTAAAGATGTCGAATTGTTTAAAAGCAATTGTACGCTAGAACAACTGGTATCAAGTG ATGAAGGCACATCGGGTCTGACGAGAAGAAGCTCCAGTACCTCATCATCAGCCTCTTCTGAATCGACTGAACACACATGGCAGAAGAAAAGACTTAGCAAAATGAATATATCACAATAA